The nucleotide sequence ACATTTAACGGTCATAGACGGTAAAAAGGGCAGGAAAAAAAATCGGGCTTCATTCTGAGCTCGATTTTTTGTGTTATATTAAGGCTCTTTTTGTAAACTCTGTGGATTTCACGATTATCAATTTATTCCCTGTTAGAACATCGCCTTGAAAATAGCCCCTCGCCCTAGAAAAACGCGTAGATTATAATGTCTTAGGAAGACAACAATCATTTCGAAAACAGCCTTTATTGTGCTAATAACACCATGATTTAAAAAACTTCTCTGCATTCTTTTTGCCCAGATCAATCAATTCCTGTTTCTTTTCATCTGAAAGCTGAAATTCTGTAGTCAAGTTGCCCTCTGTCGGAATGAAAATGATATTCTTTTCATGCTTTCTGGAAATATAGCGGGAGTCATGTGCATCCTTCATTGTCTCAAACAAAGCTTCAAACATTTGCAGTGCGTTCTTAATTTTGTGAGTGGGCTGCTGGATCAGATTTTGGCTGAGCTTGACTCCAAGTACGGGACGGACTTTTTTTACATTTTCCTTATCAAATAACCACATTGGAAAATTACTTAACACTCCACCATCAACAACGATATTCATGCCAACCCGGTCTCTCAGCTTTACCGGCTCGAAGAAGAATGGAAGACTGCAGCTCATCCTGATTGCCCTTGCTACAGGAAAGGTTCTCGGATCGATACCGTATTTTGGTAAATCATCAGGGAGGATTAGCAACCGGCCATTAGTAAGATCAGATGCAATAATCCTCAAAGCATCCGGAGCAAGGTCACCAAAAGTGCGCAGCCCTCTCGCAGCCAATACATCCGCTATCCAACACTCCAATTCGTCACCTTTATAAAGCCCCAGTCGCCAATATACAAATAGCCATTTGGTCAACGCTGATGGGAAGACCGTTTTTCTCGAGTCGAGAAATTTCTTAAGGTCGAGTTCATCCAAAAGGCTGGCCATCTCAGTGCTTGAATAGCCAGCGGCAATCAAGCCCGCTATCAATGAACCCGCACTCGTCCCGGCAACCCTTTTAAAATGGAATCCCCGTTCCTCAATTGCGGCACAGGCACCAACCAAAGCTAATCCTTTAATTCCTCCACCGGAAAAAACGCCGTCAATATACATATGAGCCACTCCCGTCGATGTAATCCCATCTTTACATCTTTAAGCGCTCAATTTGTAAAATAGTACGGCGTACAAGTTGAAAATTTCAGATTTATGTGAAATATTGAATCTCCGCTTCAGGAAAGAAAGAATGGATGTAGCCCCGGATTGTTCCCTCTAGATCCTTTGCTTCATCTGTCTGGTATACGTACTTACCAATTCCGTAACGCCCCCATTTGTATTTGCGTTTCTCTTCATCCATTTCTAGCTTGGATTTAGGATATCGTTTTTGAATCACATTTTTAGCCGGCTTAGTGAAACGATGCTGAATGAGTTCGAAGCTTAAGCCTGTCAAGTCAATGCCTTCAAGTGAATGGCTCAGTCTCTCAAATAATTCATGATAGCCCTCCCTCCAACCTTCATGGATATAAATTGGCGCAACAATGAAGCCAAGCGGGTAACCTGATTGTGCCACCTTTCTTGCTGCCTCTAGCCTTTCATCAAACGATGAAGTTCCTGGTTCAAAGTTTTTTATCACATAACGTGCATTGACGCTGAAACGAAATCTTGTTTTGCCATTATGCTTTGCGTCAAGCAGGTGATCAACATGGTGGTATTTCGTGACAAACCGGAGCTGTCCATACTCTGACTGACCAAAAAATTCAATTGTTTTCTTCAAAGCGTGGGTTAAATGGTCAATCCCGACGATATCCGATGTACATGCCGCTTCAAATCTTGTGATTTCCGGCTTTCTTTCGTCCATGTATTTTTGTGCCTGCTCGAAAATTTCATCAAGGTTCACGTAGGTCCGGATATACGGTTTGCTTCCAAGCGTCGTCTGTAAATAACAGTAATGGCAATGGCCCATGCAACCAGTAGCAAGCGGGATGGCATACTCGGCTGACGGCTTGGAGGTATCGAATTTCAATGTCTTCCTGACTCCGACAACAAGAGTCGATTTCGCATTCCGGTATTGCTGCAACTCATTATCCCCCGGGATGCCTCGAACCTGGTTATGTGAAGTAGTCTCCCTGATTTCCAGACCCATCTTCTCGAACTTTTCCTTTAGCTCCCGCCC is from Mesobacillus boroniphilus and encodes:
- a CDS encoding patatin-like phospholipase family protein, whose amino-acid sequence is MYIDGVFSGGGIKGLALVGACAAIEERGFHFKRVAGTSAGSLIAGLIAAGYSSTEMASLLDELDLKKFLDSRKTVFPSALTKWLFVYWRLGLYKGDELECWIADVLAARGLRTFGDLAPDALRIIASDLTNGRLLILPDDLPKYGIDPRTFPVARAIRMSCSLPFFFEPVKLRDRVGMNIVVDGGVLSNFPMWLFDKENVKKVRPVLGVKLSQNLIQQPTHKIKNALQMFEALFETMKDAHDSRYISRKHEKNIIFIPTEGNLTTEFQLSDEKKQELIDLGKKNAEKFFKSWCY
- the splB gene encoding spore photoproduct lyase, with the protein product MKAFVPQLVYIEPRALDYPLGRELKEKFEKMGLEIRETTSHNQVRGIPGDNELQQYRNAKSTLVVGVRKTLKFDTSKPSAEYAIPLATGCMGHCHYCYLQTTLGSKPYIRTYVNLDEIFEQAQKYMDERKPEITRFEAACTSDIVGIDHLTHALKKTIEFFGQSEYGQLRFVTKYHHVDHLLDAKHNGKTRFRFSVNARYVIKNFEPGTSSFDERLEAARKVAQSGYPLGFIVAPIYIHEGWREGYHELFERLSHSLEGIDLTGLSFELIQHRFTKPAKNVIQKRYPKSKLEMDEEKRKYKWGRYGIGKYVYQTDEAKDLEGTIRGYIHSFFPEAEIQYFT